A stretch of DNA from Streptomyces xanthii:
TGTGCAAGGAGATCTACGAGTCCATGGGCGCCGGCGGCGACAAGGACAAGGGCAAGGACGGCGGGAAGAAGTAACGCTCCCTCCCTCGTCCCCCGTTCCGTCTCGTCCCCGGAGGCTCCCCGTGTGCGGCAGTGATGCCGCGCGCCGGGAGCCTCTCGCGTGCGTGCGGGAGTCCTTCGTGCTTTCGGTGTGCTCGGACGTCCGATCGAAGGGGCGCCCCCGATCGTGTGAGTCACGCGGAGGTGCGGCGTGTTCCGGCGGTTCCGGCGCCGGGGGCCGTGGTGCTCAGTGCTCCCGTCACCTGCGGGCGCCCCGGATCGCGCCGGTGCGCGCGGCGGGCCCGTCCCGTCCGGATATGCGCGCCGGGACGGCACGACCGGCCCTTACGCGCTTCTCGTGCGACGCACATATGCGACCCGCATGCGGACCGGGCCCGGGCCCCTCACGTCCGTGGGCCGTCTTCCGGAGCGCCGTCCGAAACCCCTCGTACGTCACCGGAGGGGCACAGAGCGTGCGAGGCGGTGATGTGCCGTCAAAACGGTCATCTCCCAGGTGGAAGGGGCGAATGCCTCCTACCGGACCCCCTCTCCGGGTGCCGGGGAAGATGTGCCAGAGTTGCCACGTCCGGCCTGTCAGCACGTACCGTACGGCGGAACAGGCGTTACGGCGGGTACGACGGTCGCGCGCGGACCACGCGGGGCCAAGGCCGTCGCTGATGCGCACGGCCGGACATCGGGAAGGGGCAGCCGGTTTGACCACGCACGCACCGCAGGCGACACAGGCCGCGGTACTTCCGGGTTCGCTCGACGAGGCGGTCGCGGCGCTCGCCGCCCTGCCCGCCGCCGTGCCCGTAGCCGGCGGCACCGATCTCATGGCGCAGGTCAACGCGGGTCAACTCCGTCCCGCCGCCCTCGTCGGACTCGGCCGGATCAGCGAGATCCGCGGCTGGCAGTACCAGGACGGGCACGCGCTGCTCGGCGCCGGACTCACTCACGCCCGCATGGGCCGCCCCGACTTCGCCGCGCTCATCCCCGCCCTCGCCGCCGCCTCCCGCGCCGCGGGACCGCCCCAGATCCGCAACGCGGGCACCCTCGGCGGCAACATCGCCTCCGCCGCGCCGACCAACGACTCGCTGCCCGTGCTCGCCGCCCTGGAGGCCACGCTCGTCATCGCGGGACCCGGCGGCGCCCGGCGTGAGGTGCCCGTCTCGCACCTCCTCGCCGGCATGGAGATGCTCCGGCCCGGCGAACTCATCGGCTTCGTACGGGTGCCGCTGCTGCACGCCCCGCAGGTCTTCCTCAAGGCCACCGGCCGCACCGGGCCCGCCCGCGCGACCGCCTCCGTGGCCCTGGTCCTCGACCCGGCCCGGCGCGGCGTGCGCTGCGCGGTCGGCGCGATCGCGCCCATGCCGCTGCGGCCCCTGGAGGCCGAGCAGTGGGTGGCCTCGCTCATCGACTGGGACGGGGAGCGCGGGGCGCTCGTGCCCGAGGCCGTGCAGGCGTTCGGCGAGTACGTCGCCGCGGCCTGCATCCCCGATCCGGAGCCCGAAGCGGACGGCACGCAGCAGCAACTGCCGCCCGCCGTACTGCATCTGCGGCGCACCGTCGCCGTGCTGGCCCGGCGTGCACTTGGGAGGGCGCTGTCGTGACGAACGAGTACCACGGTCCGGGATCCGGCCCCTCCGGTTCCGACGTCCCCGGCGCCGACGGATGGCAGCCGGTGCCGCCGGGCGAGTACGACTCCGACGCGACCGCCTTCGTGCAACTGCCGCCCGAGGGCTTCCCGGAGACCGCGCCGCTGGCCGCGCCCGGGCACAACTACGTGCCGCCGCAGATAACGGTGAGCCCGGCCACGGGCGCCGCCGCGGTCGATCCGGCGGCGACCGGGGTGTGGGTGCTCCCGCCCGAGCTGACCGGTGCCGCGCCGGAGCAGCCCGCGCAGGCGCCGCAGCCCGAGCCGCAGCCCGCGCATCCCGAGCACGCCGAGTACCAGACCGGGCAGTGGTCGATCCCCGTCGTGTCGGAGGGCGAACTCGCGGACGACTCCGGCGAGTTCACGACCTCGTCGATCGCCGAGCAGTGGGGCGACCGGAACCCGCCGCCCGCCACGCTGCCGGGTGGCGCGACCGCGCCGTGGGCCCACGAGGCATGGGCTCAGCCCGACCCCGTGCCCGACCCCGACCCCGAGCCCGCGCCTGTGCGGGAAGAGGTCCCGGAGGCGGAAGCGGAACCGCAAGCGGAACCCGCGGCTGTTCCTGCGGCCGAGCCCGCCGAGCCCGCTGAGTCCGTCGAGCCCGCCCCGTCGGTCGAGCCTGGCGAACTCGCCGAGCCCGTAGAGCTCGTTGAGCCTGTCGCGCCCGTCGAGCCCGTCGATCCTGCCGCGGAGGCGGCCGCCGAGCCGACCGCCGACGGCACGCCCGGAGACGCCGCCGCCGAACCGGACGCCCCCGCCGCCCCCGTCGCCACGCCCCTGCACGACGACCACCCCCTGGTCAGCTACGTCCTGCGGGTCAACGGCAGCGACCGCCCCGTCACCGACGCCTGGATCGGCGAGTCCCTGCTCTACGTGCTGCGCGAGCGGCTCGGCCTGGCCGGCGCCAAGGACGGCTGCTCGCAGGGCGAGTGCGGCGCGTGCAACGTCCAGGTGGACGGCCGTCTCGTCGCCTCCTGCCTCGTCCCGGCCGCCACCACCGCCGGCAGCGAGGTCCGTACCGTCGAGGGCCTGGCCGCGGACGGGCAGCCCTCCGACGTGCAGCGGGCGCTGACCGCCTGCGGCGCCGTCCAGTGCGGCTTCTGCGTGCCCGGTATGGCGATGACCGTCCACGACCTGCTCGAGGGCAACCCCGACCCGAGCGACCTGGAGGCCCGCCAGGCGCTGTGCGGCAACCTGTGCCGCTGCTCCGGTTACCGGGGTGTGCTCGACGCGGTGCGGCAGGTGACCGCCGAGCGCAAGGCGTCCGCCGAGGCCGCCGAGACGGCCGAGGCCGACGGGCCGGGCGCGTCCGAGGCCGGCGAACCGCGCATCCCGCACCAGGGCGGCCCCGTGCACGGCGAGGGCGTGGCCCCGCCCCTCGGCGAGAGCGGACCGTTCGGCGACAGCGGCACGGCCGACGGCGCATTCGGTGACTTCCGGAACGGAGGGCAGGCATGACGAACG
This window harbors:
- a CDS encoding 2Fe-2S iron-sulfur cluster-binding protein, whose translation is MTNEYHGPGSGPSGSDVPGADGWQPVPPGEYDSDATAFVQLPPEGFPETAPLAAPGHNYVPPQITVSPATGAAAVDPAATGVWVLPPELTGAAPEQPAQAPQPEPQPAHPEHAEYQTGQWSIPVVSEGELADDSGEFTTSSIAEQWGDRNPPPATLPGGATAPWAHEAWAQPDPVPDPDPEPAPVREEVPEAEAEPQAEPAAVPAAEPAEPAESVEPAPSVEPGELAEPVELVEPVAPVEPVDPAAEAAAEPTADGTPGDAAAEPDAPAAPVATPLHDDHPLVSYVLRVNGSDRPVTDAWIGESLLYVLRERLGLAGAKDGCSQGECGACNVQVDGRLVASCLVPAATTAGSEVRTVEGLAADGQPSDVQRALTACGAVQCGFCVPGMAMTVHDLLEGNPDPSDLEARQALCGNLCRCSGYRGVLDAVRQVTAERKASAEAAETAEADGPGASEAGEPRIPHQGGPVHGEGVAPPLGESGPFGDSGTADGAFGDFRNGGQA
- a CDS encoding FAD binding domain-containing protein — encoded protein: MTTHAPQATQAAVLPGSLDEAVAALAALPAAVPVAGGTDLMAQVNAGQLRPAALVGLGRISEIRGWQYQDGHALLGAGLTHARMGRPDFAALIPALAAASRAAGPPQIRNAGTLGGNIASAAPTNDSLPVLAALEATLVIAGPGGARREVPVSHLLAGMEMLRPGELIGFVRVPLLHAPQVFLKATGRTGPARATASVALVLDPARRGVRCAVGAIAPMPLRPLEAEQWVASLIDWDGERGALVPEAVQAFGEYVAAACIPDPEPEADGTQQQLPPAVLHLRRTVAVLARRALGRALS